Proteins encoded in a region of the Rhizobium sp. CC-YZS058 genome:
- a CDS encoding DUF1150 family protein: MGLKHVSNRLSKTDLAHLGSGEVGYIRKMRSDEVSRCFPEAPSMEPGLDLWALFGADGTPILLTDNRSSTFFKAAEDDLKTVTLH; the protein is encoded by the coding sequence ATGGGATTGAAGCACGTCAGCAACCGTTTGTCGAAAACCGATCTGGCCCATCTTGGCTCCGGCGAAGTCGGCTATATCCGCAAGATGCGCTCCGACGAGGTCTCCCGCTGCTTCCCCGAAGCGCCGTCCATGGAACCGGGGCTCGACCTCTGGGCGCTGTTCGGCGCCGACGGCACGCCGATCCTTTTGACCGACAACCGCTCGAGCACCTTCTTCAAGGCTGCCGAAGACGATCTGAAGACCGTTACGCTTCACTAA
- the def gene encoding peptide deformylase codes for MTIKPLIILPDPVLRQVSAPLERVDDAVKRLADDMLETMYDAPGIGLAAIQIGVPRRMLVIDVAKEGEEKAPQVFINPEILGSSEARSTYEEGCLSIPDYYAEVERPAAITLRYLDREGAERQMEADGLLATCLQHEIDHLNGVLFIDHISKLKREMVIRKFTKAAKMRGSKAI; via the coding sequence ATGACCATCAAGCCGCTCATCATCCTTCCCGATCCCGTCCTCCGCCAGGTCTCCGCGCCGCTGGAGCGCGTTGACGACGCCGTGAAGCGGCTCGCCGACGATATGCTCGAGACCATGTATGATGCGCCCGGCATCGGCCTTGCCGCCATCCAGATCGGCGTGCCGCGCCGCATGCTGGTGATCGACGTGGCGAAGGAGGGCGAGGAGAAGGCGCCGCAGGTCTTCATCAATCCGGAAATTCTCGGCTCCTCCGAGGCGCGCTCGACCTATGAGGAAGGCTGTCTCTCGATCCCCGACTATTATGCGGAGGTCGAACGTCCGGCTGCCATTACGCTACGCTATCTCGACCGCGAAGGAGCGGAGCGGCAGATGGAGGCCGATGGCCTGCTCGCCACCTGCCTCCAGCATGAGATCGACCATCTGAACGGCGTGCTGTTCATCGACCATATTTCCAAGCTGAAGCGGGAAATGGTCATCCGCAAATTCACCAAAGCGGCGAAGATGCGCGGGTCGAAGGCGATCTGA
- the fmt gene encoding methionyl-tRNA formyltransferase: MSLRIIFMGTPDFSVPTLAALAEAGHEVVAIYTQPPRPGGRRGLDLQKSPVHQAAELLGKPVLTPVNFKDEADRETFRAFEADVAVVVAYGLLLPQAILEGTRLGCYNGHASLLPRWRGAAPIQRAIMAGDRKTGMMVMKMEKGLDTGPVALSEIVPIQTDMTAGELHDRLKLVSARLMRQAMDRLEAGALALTPQPEEGVLYAAKIDKGETHIDFSRPAREVHDHIRGLSPAPGAWFELEVGGRRERVKVLGSTIETASGTVGTALFDDLTIACGHGAVRLTRLQKAGGKVLDAETFRRGTPVPAGTRLF, from the coding sequence ATGTCGCTTCGCATCATCTTCATGGGAACGCCGGATTTTTCCGTGCCGACCCTGGCCGCGCTTGCCGAGGCCGGCCATGAGGTCGTGGCCATCTATACCCAGCCGCCGCGCCCCGGCGGGCGGCGTGGGCTCGATCTGCAGAAGTCGCCCGTTCACCAGGCGGCAGAGCTGCTCGGCAAGCCGGTACTGACGCCCGTGAACTTCAAGGACGAGGCGGACCGCGAGACCTTTCGCGCCTTCGAAGCGGATGTCGCGGTCGTGGTTGCCTATGGCCTGCTGCTGCCGCAGGCCATTCTGGAGGGGACCCGGCTCGGCTGCTACAACGGCCATGCCTCGCTGCTGCCACGCTGGCGCGGTGCCGCGCCGATCCAGCGGGCGATCATGGCCGGCGACCGGAAAACCGGCATGATGGTGATGAAGATGGAGAAGGGGCTGGACACCGGCCCCGTGGCCCTGAGCGAGATCGTGCCGATCCAGACCGACATGACGGCCGGCGAACTGCACGACCGGCTGAAGCTGGTCAGCGCCCGGCTGATGCGCCAGGCGATGGACCGGCTCGAAGCGGGTGCGCTGGCGCTAACGCCGCAGCCGGAAGAGGGCGTGCTCTACGCCGCCAAGATCGACAAGGGGGAAACCCATATCGATTTCTCCCGGCCGGCCAGGGAGGTTCACGACCATATTCGCGGCCTTTCCCCCGCGCCCGGCGCCTGGTTCGAGCTGGAGGTGGGTGGTCGGCGCGAACGGGTCAAAGTGCTCGGCTCGACAATCGAGACGGCAAGCGGGACGGTCGGCACGGCGCTGTTCGACGATCTGACGATCGCCTGCGGGCATGGCGCCGTGCGGCTGACGCGGCTGCAGAAGGCCGGCGGCAAGGTGCTCGATGCGGAAACCTTCCGCCGCGGCACGCCCGTTCCGGCCGGAACAAGGCTGTTCTGA
- a CDS encoding DNA recombination protein RmuC: protein MTELLSPLAAATGLPPAGLLLALAVCALVLLALLILAVTARGARRRAVESDQRMAALLAAQGEMQGRMATLAEIFGSRQSELNQSLNQRLDGMTQRIGATIGEQTRTTHENLRRLQERLAVIDAAQTNIQTLAKDMAGLQQILANKQTRGAFGQGRMEAIVADGLPQGGYAFQATLSNGARPDCTIRMPNGQPQLVIDAKFPLEAWNAMRAAKDPELARASAQQFRRDMDVHIRDISSKYLIAGETQETAFLFVPSESIFADIHEHFESLVQKAHKARVVIVSPSLLMLSIQVVQSISRDQRMREQAHLIQNEVVRLMEDLTRLDDRVRKLHGHFTATQKDVDDILISSDKVKRRGTRIEALELGEPAAQPAPAAEPRLGALKLRVVDED from the coding sequence ATGACAGAGCTGCTTTCTCCCCTCGCCGCCGCCACCGGATTGCCGCCGGCTGGTCTTCTCCTTGCGCTCGCCGTCTGCGCACTCGTCCTTCTTGCCCTCCTCATTCTGGCTGTCACCGCGCGGGGTGCCCGCCGCCGCGCGGTGGAATCGGACCAGCGCATGGCGGCGCTTCTGGCAGCCCAGGGCGAAATGCAGGGCCGGATGGCGACGCTGGCCGAGATCTTCGGCAGCCGCCAGTCCGAGCTCAATCAGTCGCTCAACCAGCGCCTCGACGGGATGACCCAGCGGATCGGCGCCACGATCGGCGAGCAGACCCGCACGACGCATGAGAACCTGCGCCGCCTGCAGGAGCGGCTGGCGGTGATCGACGCCGCGCAGACCAATATCCAGACGCTGGCGAAGGACATGGCCGGGCTGCAGCAAATTCTCGCCAACAAGCAGACGCGTGGTGCCTTCGGCCAGGGTAGAATGGAGGCGATCGTCGCCGATGGCCTGCCGCAGGGCGGCTATGCCTTCCAGGCGACGCTTTCGAACGGCGCCCGACCCGACTGCACGATCCGCATGCCGAACGGGCAGCCGCAGCTGGTGATCGACGCCAAGTTTCCGCTGGAAGCCTGGAACGCCATGCGCGCAGCCAAGGATCCGGAGCTGGCGCGCGCGAGCGCCCAGCAGTTCCGGCGGGACATGGATGTCCATATCCGCGATATTTCCAGCAAATATCTGATCGCCGGCGAAACCCAGGAAACCGCCTTTCTCTTCGTTCCCTCCGAATCGATCTTTGCGGATATCCACGAGCATTTCGAAAGCCTGGTGCAGAAGGCGCACAAGGCGCGGGTCGTCATCGTCTCGCCTTCGCTGCTCATGCTGTCGATCCAGGTGGTGCAGTCGATCTCGCGCGACCAGCGGATGCGCGAGCAGGCACATCTGATCCAGAACGAGGTGGTCCGGCTGATGGAGGATCTGACGCGGCTGGACGACCGGGTGCGCAAGCTCCACGGCCACTTCACCGCCACGCAGAAGGATGTGGACGATATTCTTATCTCCTCCGACAAGGTAAAGCGCCGCGGCACCCGGATCGAGGCGCTGGAACTCGGCGAGCCCGCGGCACAGCCGGCCCCCGCCGCCGAACCGCGGCTCGGCGCATTGAAGCTGCGCGTGGTTGACGAGGACTGA
- a CDS encoding ribokinase, with protein MITVFGSINMDLIATTARLPKPGETVEGNGFSTAAGGKGANQALAATRAGAGVRMAGAVGSDSFAKDALALMRAAGTDLSAVKTADLPTGTAHILVGGDGENMIVVVAGANGTMTDADARATVAALSPTDTLVLQLEIPTGAVETALTEARARKIRSIINIAPLTEHAAALGRMAAIVVANETEFERLAGRDRLSSEERELAMRTLVEETGQTVIVTLGADGVIALHEGAFYRAKGLVIEPVDTVGAGDTFCGYLAAGLDAGLAFEEALSRAAIAGSLACLKPGAQPAIPLASEVDAAL; from the coding sequence ATGATCACGGTGTTCGGCTCCATCAATATGGATCTCATCGCCACCACGGCGCGGCTGCCGAAGCCGGGCGAAACGGTGGAAGGCAACGGCTTTTCCACCGCCGCCGGCGGCAAGGGTGCCAACCAGGCGCTGGCGGCGACACGCGCCGGCGCCGGCGTGCGCATGGCCGGGGCCGTCGGATCCGACAGTTTCGCCAAGGACGCGCTGGCCCTGATGCGGGCAGCGGGAACGGATTTGAGCGCGGTGAAGACCGCCGATCTGCCAACCGGCACGGCCCATATCCTGGTCGGCGGCGACGGGGAGAACATGATCGTCGTCGTGGCCGGGGCGAATGGCACCATGACGGACGCCGATGCGCGCGCCACCGTCGCCGCACTGTCGCCCACTGACACGCTGGTGCTGCAGCTCGAGATCCCGACCGGCGCGGTGGAGACGGCGCTGACGGAGGCGCGGGCCCGCAAGATCCGCTCGATCATCAACATCGCGCCGCTGACCGAGCACGCCGCCGCCCTTGGCCGCATGGCGGCGATCGTCGTTGCCAACGAAACCGAGTTCGAGCGCCTGGCCGGTCGAGACCGCCTTTCCTCCGAGGAGCGGGAACTTGCGATGCGCACGCTGGTCGAGGAAACCGGCCAGACCGTCATCGTTACGCTCGGCGCGGACGGCGTCATCGCCCTTCACGAAGGTGCCTTCTACCGTGCCAAGGGGCTGGTGATCGAGCCGGTCGACACGGTGGGCGCCGGCGACACCTTCTGTGGCTATCTGGCGGCGGGGCTCGATGCCGGTCTCGCCTTTGAAGAGGCGCTGTCGCGCGCGGCGATTGCCGGATCGCTCGCCTGCCTGAAGCCCGGCGCCCAACCGGCGATCCCGCTGGCAAGCGAGGTGGACGCCGCCCTTTGA
- a CDS encoding nucleoside hydrolase: protein MSQPRKIIIDTDPGQDDAAAIMLALASPEEIEVLGITAVAGNVPLSWTQRNVRVICELCSRPDIKVYAGADRPLKRPLITAEYVHGATGLDGPTLPEPTMPLQEGHAVDFIIDTLRREPEGSVTLCTLGALTNIALVLQKAPDVASRVRELVMMGGGFFEGGNITPAAEFNIYVDPEAADMVFKSGIPIVMMPLDVTHRLLTLKVRVDKIRAIGTRPAVAMAEMLDFFERFDVEKYGTDGGPLHDPTVTAYLIRPELFTGRDCNVEIETQSELTVGMTVVDWWQVTKRPHNAKVMRFVDDQGFFDLLTERLARL from the coding sequence ATGAGCCAGCCGAGAAAGATCATCATCGACACCGATCCCGGGCAGGATGACGCCGCGGCCATCATGCTGGCCTTGGCAAGCCCGGAGGAGATCGAGGTTCTCGGCATCACGGCCGTCGCCGGCAATGTGCCGCTCAGCTGGACGCAGCGCAATGTCCGCGTCATCTGCGAGCTCTGCAGCCGGCCGGACATCAAGGTCTATGCAGGCGCCGACCGCCCGCTCAAGCGCCCGCTGATCACGGCGGAATATGTGCACGGGGCAACAGGCCTCGACGGCCCGACCCTTCCCGAGCCGACCATGCCGCTTCAGGAGGGGCATGCGGTCGACTTCATCATCGACACTCTGCGGCGCGAACCGGAAGGCAGCGTCACGCTCTGCACGCTCGGGGCTTTGACCAATATCGCGCTCGTGCTGCAGAAGGCGCCCGACGTCGCATCCCGCGTGCGCGAGCTGGTTATGATGGGCGGCGGGTTCTTCGAGGGCGGCAACATTACGCCCGCCGCCGAATTCAACATCTATGTCGATCCCGAAGCGGCCGACATGGTCTTCAAATCCGGTATCCCGATCGTCATGATGCCGCTCGATGTCACGCACCGCCTGCTGACGCTGAAGGTGCGGGTCGACAAGATCCGGGCGATCGGCACGCGGCCGGCCGTCGCCATGGCCGAGATGCTGGACTTCTTCGAGCGGTTCGATGTGGAGAAGTACGGCACAGATGGTGGGCCGCTGCATGATCCGACCGTGACGGCCTATCTGATCCGGCCGGAGCTCTTCACCGGTCGCGACTGCAATGTCGAGATCGAGACCCAGTCCGAGCTGACCGTCGGCATGACGGTGGTGGACTGGTGGCAGGTGACCAAGCGGCCGCACAATGCCAAGGTCATGCGCTTCGTCGACGATCAGGGCTTCTTCGACCTGCTGACCGAGCGTCTAGCCCGGCTGTAG
- a CDS encoding Hsp20 family protein, whose amino-acid sequence MTRVTPFSSPLMLGFDTMEKTLERIAKGNDGYPPYNIERVRSSLAGEPDLLRITLAVAGFSEDDLDVTVEENQLIIRGRQTEVEDRDYLHRGIASRQFQRMFVLADGMEVRGAQLRNGLLSVDLIRPEPLRMVKKINILVSE is encoded by the coding sequence ATGACGCGCGTGACGCCTTTTTCGAGCCCGCTGATGCTGGGTTTCGACACGATGGAAAAGACCCTGGAGCGGATTGCCAAGGGCAATGACGGCTACCCTCCCTACAATATCGAGCGCGTGCGCAGCAGCCTCGCAGGCGAGCCGGATCTCCTGCGAATCACGCTTGCCGTGGCGGGCTTCTCCGAGGACGATCTCGACGTCACGGTGGAGGAGAACCAGCTGATCATCCGCGGTCGCCAGACCGAAGTGGAGGACCGCGACTATCTCCACCGCGGCATCGCCTCCCGCCAATTCCAGCGCATGTTCGTGCTGGCGGACGGCATGGAGGTTCGCGGCGCGCAGTTGCGCAACGGCCTGCTCTCCGTCGATCTCATCCGCCCGGAACCGCTCCGCATGGTAAAGAAAATTAATATTTTGGTCTCAGAGTGA
- a CDS encoding AraC family transcriptional regulator → MQHAAADRDLRLGALRVGQPAVDPGCGRLHDIADGRADGGGLVVSTGTTISLALFSWAAAFAEPGGADRPPLPEEEDAERSGDATGGADLVATAEDAAIAAEIDRLMLETALYRDLELNLMRLARRVKRPARAVSQAINRVHGMSVSAYVNGLRVAQAQALLIETDMPVTQLALEAGFMTKSNFNREFLRVAGVSPSAFRAAKKA, encoded by the coding sequence ATGCAACATGCTGCCGCGGATCGCGATCTCCGGCTTGGCGCCTTGCGTGTTGGGCAGCCGGCTGTCGATCCGGGATGCGGTCGCCTCCATGACATAGCTGATGGCCGTGCCGACGGTGGCGGCCTCGTCGTTTCCACGGGAACAACGATCAGCCTTGCGCTCTTTTCCTGGGCGGCCGCCTTCGCGGAACCGGGAGGGGCGGATCGTCCGCCCTTGCCGGAGGAGGAGGATGCCGAGCGTTCCGGCGACGCGACGGGCGGTGCGGATCTCGTCGCAACCGCCGAGGATGCGGCGATCGCCGCGGAGATCGATCGGCTGATGCTGGAGACGGCGCTCTACCGCGATCTCGAACTGAACCTCATGCGTCTCGCCCGCCGGGTCAAGCGACCTGCCCGCGCCGTTTCGCAGGCCATCAACCGGGTGCATGGAATGTCGGTATCAGCTTACGTGAACGGCCTGCGGGTCGCCCAGGCGCAGGCGCTGCTCATTGAGACCGACATGCCGGTGACGCAGCTGGCGCTCGAGGCCGGGTTCATGACCAAATCCAACTTCAACCGCGAGTTCCTGCGCGTGGCGGGCGTGAGCCCGAGTGCCTTCCGGGCGGCAAAAAAGGCTTGA
- a CDS encoding tRNA (guanosine(46)-N(7))-methyltransferase TrmB — protein sequence MTEPRGSRATEAFFGRRKGKPLRASQAAHLDTVLPRLKLDLASPAPAALATLFPHPVERLRLEIGFGGGEHLIHRATEEPATGFIGVEPFVNSMAKLIGSIEAAGARNIRLYDDDATLVLDWLPEASIDQIDLLYPDPWPKRKHWKRRFVSSVNLDRFARVLKPGGTFCFASDIDTYVNWTLLHCRDHLAFRWTARNAADWKTPFKTWPSTRYEAKARREGRASAYLTFERV from the coding sequence ATGACCGAGCCGCGAGGAAGCCGCGCAACGGAAGCCTTTTTCGGCCGGCGCAAGGGCAAGCCGCTGCGCGCCAGCCAGGCCGCGCATCTGGATACGGTTCTGCCGAGGCTCAAGCTCGACCTTGCTTCTCCGGCGCCGGCTGCGCTGGCAACGCTTTTCCCGCATCCGGTGGAAAGACTTCGCCTGGAAATCGGCTTTGGCGGCGGCGAGCATCTGATCCACCGCGCCACGGAGGAGCCTGCGACCGGCTTTATCGGCGTGGAGCCCTTCGTCAACTCCATGGCCAAGCTGATCGGCAGCATCGAGGCCGCCGGCGCGCGCAACATCCGGCTCTACGACGATGACGCGACCCTCGTGCTCGACTGGCTGCCTGAGGCGTCGATCGACCAGATCGACCTGCTCTATCCCGATCCCTGGCCGAAGCGGAAGCACTGGAAGCGCCGCTTCGTGTCGAGCGTCAATCTCGACCGGTTCGCGCGCGTGCTCAAGCCGGGCGGGACCTTCTGCTTCGCCTCCGACATCGACACCTATGTCAACTGGACGCTGCTCCATTGCCGCGACCACTTGGCCTTCCGCTGGACGGCGCGCAATGCTGCGGATTGGAAGACCCCGTTCAAGACCTGGCCGAGCACGCGCTACGAAGCGAAAGCCCGCCGCGAGGGACGGGCTTCGGCCTATCTGACGTTCGAGAGGGTCTAG
- the truA gene encoding tRNA pseudouridine(38-40) synthase TruA has protein sequence MPRFRMTVEYDGWSYVGWQRQENGASVQGAIEGAILRLTGETVSIRGAGRTDSGVHARGQVAHADLSRDWKPDTLRNALNAHLGQAGEQVAILDVAAVDEGFDARFSAVRRHYLYRILCRRSPPALEARRVWWVVKPLDAARMHEAAQVLTGQHDFTTFRSAHCQANSPVRTLDRLDVTQDGDVIEIRASAQSFLHNQIRSLAGTLKLAGEGKWSVEDVRAALQARDRKACGPVAPPEGLYFMQVDY, from the coding sequence ATGCCGCGCTTCCGCATGACGGTGGAGTATGACGGCTGGTCCTATGTCGGCTGGCAGCGGCAGGAGAACGGCGCTTCGGTTCAGGGGGCGATCGAAGGCGCGATCCTGCGCCTGACCGGCGAAACCGTGTCGATCCGTGGCGCCGGGCGCACGGATTCCGGCGTTCACGCGCGCGGGCAGGTGGCCCATGCCGATCTTTCCCGCGACTGGAAGCCGGACACGCTGCGCAATGCGCTCAATGCCCATCTCGGCCAGGCCGGCGAGCAGGTGGCGATCCTCGATGTGGCGGCGGTGGACGAGGGGTTCGATGCGCGCTTCTCCGCCGTCCGCCGGCACTATCTGTACCGCATCCTCTGCCGCCGCTCGCCGCCGGCGCTGGAGGCGCGGCGCGTCTGGTGGGTGGTCAAGCCGCTCGATGCCGCGCGCATGCACGAGGCGGCGCAGGTGCTGACCGGCCAGCACGACTTCACCACCTTCCGCTCCGCCCATTGCCAGGCCAACAGTCCGGTGCGCACGCTGGATCGGCTGGATGTGACGCAAGACGGCGACGTGATCGAGATCCGCGCCAGCGCCCAGAGCTTCCTGCACAACCAGATCCGTTCGCTGGCCGGGACGCTGAAGCTTGCCGGCGAGGGCAAGTGGAGCGTGGAAGATGTCCGTGCCGCGCTTCAGGCCCGCGACCGCAAGGCCTGCGGCCCGGTGGCGCCGCCGGAGGGGCTCTATTTCATGCAGGTGGACTACTGA